In Dyadobacter sp. CECT 9275, the following proteins share a genomic window:
- a CDS encoding sensor histidine kinase: MSTLLNTRSRRILLHIGFWLIVWAVMTLIYGQGMPDLAISAKIMLLFLPIHLFYYYSIVNIGIYRFINRRKYWSFAFFLVGCLLLSALAFRLTEILIADPWILREMQKQRPDFQWHKLDGSFYEQLKKPFYIINAIEQSNLIVWVALSVKFFMMWFEKRQAAAEAELNFLKGQLHPHFLFNTLNNLYGLTLSQSPKSPEVVIGLSGILRYMLYEANTAYVDLTKDVEMIKSYIALEKIRYEERLEINFSINGLHSGYRIAPLLLLPLVENAFKHGAGEKVGDAWINMDLRIKDDKLKFKVSNSKPEHRVITDKERQGSSIGLTNIRKRLDILYPSAHKLRIIEEEEMFLAVLEIRLNLLTTI, translated from the coding sequence TTGAGCACTCTCCTTAACACCCGATCCAGACGAATACTCCTTCATATCGGCTTCTGGCTGATTGTCTGGGCGGTAATGACTCTCATTTACGGACAAGGTATGCCCGATCTGGCGATCTCCGCCAAAATTATGCTGCTGTTTCTTCCGATCCATCTGTTCTATTACTATTCGATTGTCAACATAGGTATTTACCGGTTTATCAACAGGCGTAAGTACTGGTCGTTCGCTTTTTTTCTGGTCGGCTGTCTGCTCCTGTCCGCATTGGCTTTCCGGTTAACCGAAATCCTGATCGCGGACCCCTGGATCCTGCGGGAAATGCAAAAACAGCGGCCGGACTTTCAGTGGCACAAACTGGACGGCAGCTTTTATGAACAGTTAAAAAAACCCTTTTACATCATCAATGCTATAGAACAGAGCAATCTGATCGTGTGGGTAGCGCTTTCTGTCAAGTTTTTCATGATGTGGTTTGAAAAAAGGCAGGCAGCCGCCGAAGCCGAGCTCAATTTTCTGAAAGGCCAGCTTCATCCTCATTTTCTTTTTAATACCCTCAATAATCTGTACGGCCTCACGCTCAGCCAATCGCCCAAGTCTCCCGAGGTAGTTATCGGCCTTTCCGGAATTTTAAGGTATATGCTCTATGAAGCAAACACGGCTTACGTGGATCTGACCAAAGATGTCGAAATGATCAAAAGTTATATTGCCCTCGAAAAAATAAGATACGAGGAACGGCTTGAAATCAATTTCAGTATCAACGGGCTGCATTCCGGTTACCGGATTGCTCCGCTGCTGCTGCTTCCCCTGGTTGAAAATGCCTTCAAACATGGCGCAGGAGAAAAAGTTGGTGATGCCTGGATCAATATGGACCTGAGGATCAAGGACGACAAACTAAAATTTAAGGTATCAAACAGCAAGCCGGAACACCGGGTAATTACCGACAAGGAAAGGCAGGGATCCAGTATCGGGTTAACCAATATCAGAAAGCGGCTTGATATTCTTTATCCTTCGGCACACAAGTTGCGGATTATTGAGGAGGAAGAAATGTTCCTGGCCGTCCTGGAAATCAGACTCAACCTGCTTACAACTATCTGA
- a CDS encoding DUF1772 domain-containing protein, translating into MRQADLFPYLKLVCVFIYFALASQGAFYIFLGFSKAMLNVSADTFVEIRRATDSVIGPKLKFGYLAGLALLLAWMFVSFRVQGSKSHYYAAAAFLLLAADMLLAIKLSMPINDLINDTTLKPQNLLTELQQKWLAYIVIRGALCILGLVILLFSELIHPFRPAGF; encoded by the coding sequence ATGAGACAGGCGGACCTTTTCCCTTACCTGAAACTGGTATGTGTTTTCATTTATTTCGCTCTGGCATCTCAGGGAGCCTTTTACATCTTCCTGGGTTTTTCCAAGGCCATGTTAAATGTTTCGGCAGACACCTTTGTAGAAATAAGACGTGCAACGGATAGCGTTATCGGTCCTAAACTTAAATTTGGTTATCTGGCGGGACTCGCACTGCTGTTAGCCTGGATGTTTGTATCCTTTCGCGTTCAGGGAAGTAAATCCCATTATTATGCTGCCGCAGCATTCCTGCTCCTGGCTGCTGATATGCTCCTGGCCATAAAACTAAGCATGCCGATCAACGATCTTATCAATGATACCACCCTTAAACCGCAGAACCTCTTAACCGAACTGCAGCAAAAATGGCTGGCATATATCGTTATCAGGGGAGCTTTGTGCATCCTGGGGTTGGTCATTCTGCTTTTTTCAGAATTGATACATCCATTCAGACCTGCGGGTTTTTAA
- a CDS encoding HesB/IscA family protein — translation MVTVSETAKNKIVELRKADGFQDDYQIRVGVLGGGCSGLTYNLEFNSESKPSDMIFEDKGVKIIVDKKSLLYLAGTVLEFSDGLNGKGFQFINPNATRTCGCGESFAV, via the coding sequence ATGGTAACTGTAAGTGAAACCGCAAAAAACAAGATCGTTGAATTACGCAAAGCAGATGGCTTTCAGGACGACTATCAGATCCGTGTAGGTGTGTTGGGTGGAGGATGTTCGGGGCTTACCTATAATCTTGAATTTAATTCGGAAAGTAAGCCGAGCGATATGATTTTTGAAGACAAAGGCGTAAAGATCATTGTGGATAAAAAAAGTTTGCTGTATCTGGCCGGTACGGTCCTTGAATTTTCGGATGGTCTCAATGGAAAAGGATTCCAGTTTATTAATCCAAATGCAACACGTACCTGCGGATGCGGAGAAAGTTTTGCCGTGTAA
- a CDS encoding cupin domain-containing protein, producing MKRKIFNPVIRDTTTFLQTAEETNGVFSYIEVTLRPGGQTPLHYHKNFTETFTAEEGELGLHLGAGKKILLSPGETCTVPIGQTHNFFNPGNEEIRFKVLTQPGSAGFENALRILYGLAGDGLTDERAVPKKFVDLAVVAVMSDMHLPGVQGLLYPLMRWIANRARRNGTEQYLLDRYCR from the coding sequence ATGAAGCGAAAAATTTTTAACCCGGTTATCAGAGACACGACTACTTTTCTGCAGACTGCCGAAGAAACCAATGGGGTTTTCTCTTATATAGAGGTAACCCTGCGGCCGGGCGGGCAGACACCGCTGCATTATCACAAAAACTTTACGGAAACATTTACTGCCGAAGAAGGAGAGCTGGGCCTGCACCTGGGAGCCGGCAAAAAAATATTGCTCAGCCCCGGCGAAACCTGCACCGTCCCAATCGGGCAAACGCACAATTTTTTTAATCCCGGAAATGAAGAAATCCGGTTCAAGGTACTAACGCAACCCGGAAGTGCTGGCTTTGAAAATGCACTCAGGATACTGTACGGCCTGGCTGGCGACGGGCTTACGGATGAAAGGGCAGTCCCCAAAAAATTTGTTGATTTGGCAGTAGTTGCGGTAATGAGTGATATGCATTTGCCGGGAGTCCAGGGCCTGCTTTACCCGCTGATGAGGTGGATCGCCAACCGTGCTAGGCGTAACGGTACCGAGCAGTACTTACTGGACCGGTATTGCCGGTGA
- a CDS encoding right-handed parallel beta-helix repeat-containing protein, whose product MNFKKFLLPALSFTLLLAACKEEEEVKPANTLTARAGADQKVEVGEVVVLDGTASEDSENEPFDYRWSFSKKPSGSTASISKPTTEKPTFVPDVAGDYELELTISNANGESSDRVLVTAAVTAPMVLATNITSKMVLEDRISNPDFPDYVVNQNVTVQAELTIKPGVVIGFARDTRLEVNDNGGVLIAKGEASKAIRLIGQEKTRGFWAGIIMRSGSSGNELEYVEVLHTGSKVLFSGIKAGIALTGSSDAQISVKNSLFENNAGYGLYLQEDAILKTFTSNTFRDNIESGISVAPDHVKSLDENSVFSGNNGRNVVEISGGTLTGSSSSEAQWSGFKDKTPYYLTNSLTLDAGLKLMPGVTLELARDKQITVNKGYLSAIGTKESKITIKGREGNQAVWKGMICYSVSALNVLEHTVVSGGGSIPLVSGKKANIAVYGSQARMTIKNTQISNSGGYGVYVNYQASINTDAATVNTFEGNADQPILQEK is encoded by the coding sequence ATGAATTTTAAAAAATTTCTATTACCCGCGTTATCCTTTACATTGCTATTGGCAGCCTGTAAGGAAGAAGAAGAAGTGAAACCCGCAAACACCCTTACTGCCCGCGCCGGGGCAGACCAGAAAGTGGAAGTGGGCGAAGTGGTTGTTTTGGACGGAACTGCATCAGAAGATAGCGAAAATGAACCTTTCGACTATCGCTGGTCATTTTCTAAAAAACCGTCGGGAAGTACTGCATCGATCAGCAAGCCAACAACGGAGAAACCGACATTCGTACCCGATGTTGCGGGTGATTATGAACTGGAACTGACCATAAGCAATGCCAACGGAGAAAGTAGTGACAGGGTGTTGGTAACTGCGGCCGTTACTGCCCCCATGGTACTGGCAACCAATATCACATCAAAAATGGTACTGGAGGATAGAATTTCCAACCCCGACTTCCCGGATTATGTGGTGAATCAGAACGTAACTGTTCAGGCAGAGCTAACCATTAAACCGGGGGTTGTCATTGGTTTTGCCAGAGATACCCGGCTGGAAGTCAACGACAACGGTGGGGTACTGATTGCCAAAGGAGAGGCTTCAAAGGCCATTCGCCTGATAGGCCAGGAAAAAACCAGAGGCTTTTGGGCAGGTATCATCATGAGGTCTGGCAGCAGCGGAAATGAACTTGAGTATGTTGAGGTTTTGCACACGGGCAGCAAAGTGCTGTTTAGCGGGATCAAAGCCGGTATTGCTTTGACAGGATCGTCTGATGCCCAGATTTCAGTAAAAAACAGCTTGTTCGAAAACAATGCGGGGTATGGCCTGTACCTCCAGGAAGACGCCATTCTGAAAACATTTACTTCCAACACTTTCAGAGACAATATCGAATCTGGTATTTCAGTAGCCCCTGATCATGTGAAAAGTCTTGACGAAAATTCGGTTTTTAGCGGTAATAACGGGAGGAACGTGGTAGAGATTTCCGGTGGTACCCTTACCGGAAGCAGTTCTTCGGAAGCACAATGGAGCGGATTTAAGGACAAAACACCTTATTATCTGACTAACAGCCTGACCCTGGATGCCGGGCTTAAACTCATGCCTGGAGTAACCCTGGAACTGGCACGGGATAAACAAATAACTGTGAACAAAGGATACCTCAGCGCAATTGGTACCAAAGAATCTAAAATTACCATTAAAGGTCGAGAGGGTAACCAGGCGGTCTGGAAAGGAATGATTTGTTATTCTGTAAGCGCCCTGAATGTTCTGGAACATACGGTGGTATCCGGCGGAGGAAGCATTCCGCTTGTTTCCGGCAAGAAAGCGAACATTGCCGTGTATGGCAGCCAGGCCAGGATGACCATCAAAAACACTCAGATCAGCAATAGTGGCGGATATGGTGTTTATGTCAACTATCAGGCATCCATTAATACAGATGCTGCTACGGTTAATACATTTGAAGGAAACGCTGACCAGCCCATTTTACAGGAAAAATGA
- a CDS encoding efflux RND transporter permease subunit: protein MYQLIRTALRQPISIVVVVIGILFFSILSIRSIPVDIFPNLDLPTIYVVQPYGGMAPDQMDGFIATRYQDHFLYVSGIRDVDVKTIQGLSLIKLSFYPGTDMAQAAAEVANNVSRAKAYMPEGTVPPQVVRFDASSVPIGQMVFESSSRSLNEIQDFASSRVRPMFSRIEGVSSPPPFGGNQRTIVIRVDPERIRSYHLTPEEIIKSIVVNNQPSPAGNIRMGDRTLMTPVNSLINRPEDFLNIPIRIGAGPTVFVRDIGTVEDGADMTVSYALINGKRAVYIPVVKKSDASTLDVVNNIRAALPQLRNAVPEDVKISYEFDQSVYVTNSLKSLITEGILGALLTGLMVLLFLRDWRSVIIVIVTIPISILSAVILMNLFGQTINIMTLSGLALAIGVLVDQATVTIENIHQHQEMGKPKEQAIWDACKEIAFPEFLILLAILAVFAPSFVMSGIPRSMFLPLSLAVGFAMIASFLLSQTLVPVLANWLLKSHPHHEAPTLALDEREIHDVIEEGAHPSLPVKGFEKFKLRYLGVLEGVIGKRSFVIPAYLIVSVLLIVGGFMLIGTDILPKANSHQFQMRLRVADGTRVERTETATLKVLDLIKSEVGKEHVEISSAYVGTVPSSYGTSNIFVFNSGPHEAVLQVSLHEDFPVRMDMLKEKLRERIAKEIPALKISFEPIELVDKIMSQGASTPIEVSVAAKSVEDAGKFARKIQAEMEKIAFLRDVQIAQPLAYPILNVDINRERAGQLGITSTQVARSMVAATSSSRFTDKNLWLDNSKGLAYQVQVQIPEYQMTSVEDIGTIPLKTGASNPLLADVATFSEKTAPGEYDRAGPNRLVTVTANLHKKDLGAATKAVTAAIKNAGEPPRGVLVELKGQSNLLTETLGSLQTGLMIAIVIMFLLMAATYQSFKLSMVVLSTIPAVVVGAIGLLLLTGATLNLQSYMGLIMSVGVSVANAILMVTNAENLRLQLKDSSKAVVLAAGSRIRPILMTSIAMIAGMVPMASGLGEGGDQIAPLGQAVIGGLIASTLASLLILPAIFTMVQKKASVESISMDPEDPESNFFKKLQLSMSMNTLKSLTLFVIVSFALAGCGSEAETEKKTEEHKTEVPAATELISVQSLKPAKEIALPGELKPWNKVSIHPKVKGFVKTVQADRGTVVRKGQVLAVLEAPEILTELNQAKAQLISAEAAVSEYDTKYKTSRLTYGRMLRTNQTQGAVSLNELDVAHARVLTDSSLAAVSRGNLQAARSNMETKSQLARYLTVTAPFDGIITERNISPGALVGPGENNARPLFILEDNKKLRLTLAIPENLSGSVPAKGNVTFTVPASPEKQYSAVFARSSRTLSEENRAMMAEFDVDNRDNQLKAGMYAQVQLHVERSENTLFVPVSSVVTSSEKIFVIRQKDNKAEWVSVKKGTVVDTLVEVFGNLQAGDPIVKKASEEIRDGQQLEGKAKLTAKAE, encoded by the coding sequence ATGTATCAACTCATTCGAACGGCCCTGCGGCAACCCATTTCCATTGTGGTAGTCGTGATTGGCATTCTCTTCTTTTCGATACTTTCTATCCGGAGTATCCCTGTAGATATCTTTCCCAATCTGGACCTGCCCACCATTTATGTGGTGCAGCCCTATGGCGGTATGGCCCCCGACCAGATGGATGGCTTCATTGCCACCCGTTACCAGGATCACTTTCTGTACGTGTCGGGGATCCGGGATGTGGACGTGAAAACCATCCAGGGGCTGTCGCTTATCAAACTTTCTTTTTATCCCGGAACCGATATGGCCCAGGCAGCTGCGGAAGTTGCCAATAACGTGTCCCGGGCCAAGGCCTATATGCCCGAGGGAACCGTGCCGCCGCAGGTGGTCCGGTTTGATGCGAGTTCGGTACCCATCGGGCAGATGGTGTTTGAGAGCTCGTCCCGTTCCCTGAACGAGATTCAGGATTTTGCATCTTCCCGCGTACGTCCTATGTTTTCCAGGATTGAGGGGGTATCCAGCCCGCCGCCATTCGGAGGAAACCAGCGGACCATCGTGATACGGGTTGACCCCGAGCGGATCAGGAGTTATCATCTCACACCCGAAGAAATCATCAAATCCATTGTGGTCAACAACCAGCCATCACCTGCCGGTAACATCAGAATGGGAGACCGTACCTTAATGACCCCCGTTAACTCGCTCATCAACCGGCCTGAAGACTTTCTGAATATCCCCATCCGGATTGGTGCGGGGCCAACGGTTTTTGTGAGGGATATAGGTACCGTGGAAGACGGCGCCGATATGACTGTGAGTTATGCCCTGATCAACGGAAAAAGGGCGGTATATATCCCGGTAGTAAAAAAATCAGATGCCTCTACGCTGGATGTGGTCAATAACATCAGAGCGGCACTGCCGCAACTGCGGAATGCGGTACCCGAAGACGTCAAGATCAGTTATGAATTTGATCAGTCGGTATATGTAACTAACTCCCTGAAAAGTCTGATCACGGAAGGTATCCTGGGGGCTTTGCTCACTGGTTTGATGGTACTGCTCTTCCTGCGCGACTGGCGCAGTGTGATCATCGTGATCGTGACCATTCCTATTTCCATACTTTCGGCGGTGATACTGATGAACCTTTTTGGGCAGACGATTAATATCATGACACTGTCAGGACTGGCCCTGGCCATCGGGGTTTTGGTTGACCAGGCCACGGTGACCATTGAAAACATTCACCAGCACCAGGAAATGGGCAAACCCAAGGAGCAGGCGATTTGGGATGCCTGCAAGGAAATTGCATTCCCAGAATTCCTGATCCTGCTGGCTATTCTGGCGGTGTTTGCACCGTCATTTGTCATGAGCGGCATTCCAAGGTCCATGTTTCTGCCGCTTTCGCTTGCCGTAGGTTTTGCAATGATCGCTTCTTTTTTACTGTCCCAGACCCTGGTTCCTGTACTGGCCAACTGGTTGCTGAAAAGCCACCCGCACCATGAAGCGCCAACGCTTGCCCTGGATGAGCGTGAAATTCATGATGTGATAGAGGAGGGGGCTCATCCTTCACTTCCGGTGAAAGGTTTCGAAAAATTCAAACTGAGGTATCTGGGTGTGCTGGAAGGGGTGATCGGCAAAAGATCATTCGTCATTCCTGCCTATCTCATAGTTTCGGTTCTGTTAATCGTGGGTGGTTTTATGCTGATTGGTACTGATATTCTGCCCAAAGCCAACAGCCACCAGTTCCAGATGCGCCTGCGGGTTGCCGATGGTACCCGGGTAGAGCGTACCGAAACAGCTACGCTGAAAGTGCTTGACCTGATCAAATCGGAGGTAGGAAAAGAACATGTGGAGATTTCCTCGGCTTATGTCGGCACGGTACCTTCCAGTTATGGTACATCCAATATTTTTGTTTTCAACAGCGGCCCCCATGAAGCGGTGCTGCAGGTATCGCTGCACGAAGACTTTCCGGTTCGGATGGATATGCTAAAGGAAAAACTAAGGGAGCGGATCGCAAAAGAAATTCCCGCTTTGAAAATATCTTTTGAGCCGATAGAACTTGTTGATAAAATTATGAGCCAGGGTGCTTCCACACCTATTGAGGTAAGCGTTGCGGCAAAGAGCGTGGAAGATGCAGGTAAGTTTGCCCGGAAGATTCAGGCAGAAATGGAAAAAATAGCTTTCCTGCGCGATGTACAGATAGCCCAGCCACTTGCCTACCCGATCCTGAATGTGGATATCAACCGCGAACGCGCCGGGCAACTCGGTATTACCTCCACGCAGGTTGCAAGGTCCATGGTGGCAGCAACTTCTTCCAGCCGGTTCACTGATAAAAATCTTTGGCTGGATAACTCCAAAGGGCTCGCCTATCAGGTTCAGGTACAGATACCCGAATACCAGATGACTTCGGTGGAAGACATTGGAACCATACCTTTGAAAACTGGGGCAAGCAATCCGCTCCTGGCAGATGTTGCCACATTTTCGGAGAAAACGGCTCCGGGAGAATACGACAGAGCAGGTCCGAACCGGCTCGTGACGGTGACGGCAAATCTCCATAAAAAGGATTTGGGTGCGGCCACGAAGGCGGTGACCGCGGCTATAAAAAATGCGGGAGAACCTCCAAGAGGTGTATTGGTGGAGCTCAAAGGCCAGTCAAATCTTTTGACCGAAACGCTCGGCAGTTTACAGACCGGGCTGATGATCGCGATCGTAATCATGTTCCTGCTAATGGCCGCTACATACCAGTCGTTCAAGCTGTCAATGGTAGTACTTTCCACTATTCCGGCCGTGGTAGTGGGGGCAATAGGTTTGCTGCTTCTGACCGGAGCCACGTTGAATCTGCAATCCTACATGGGGCTGATCATGTCCGTGGGGGTATCTGTAGCCAATGCGATCTTGATGGTTACCAACGCCGAAAATTTAAGATTGCAACTTAAGGATTCCTCCAAAGCCGTAGTACTTGCTGCCGGCAGCCGGATACGTCCGATCCTGATGACGAGTATCGCGATGATCGCGGGCATGGTACCGATGGCGTCAGGGCTGGGAGAAGGCGGAGACCAGATAGCCCCTTTGGGTCAGGCGGTAATCGGTGGGCTGATCGCCTCCACACTTGCTTCGCTTTTAATCCTGCCCGCCATTTTTACAATGGTTCAGAAAAAAGCATCAGTTGAATCAATATCAATGGATCCGGAAGATCCTGAAAGTAATTTCTTTAAAAAACTACAACTGTCCATGTCTATGAACACTTTAAAATCCCTGACCCTCTTCGTGATTGTAAGCTTTGCTCTGGCGGGCTGCGGCTCGGAAGCGGAAACCGAAAAGAAAACCGAAGAACACAAAACGGAGGTACCCGCTGCTACCGAGCTCATATCCGTGCAAAGCCTCAAACCTGCTAAGGAAATTGCATTACCAGGAGAGCTGAAACCCTGGAATAAGGTGAGTATTCATCCGAAGGTCAAAGGTTTTGTGAAAACGGTTCAGGCGGACAGAGGTACTGTTGTGAGAAAAGGGCAGGTACTGGCGGTACTGGAGGCACCAGAAATCCTGACGGAGCTCAACCAGGCTAAAGCACAGCTCATTTCAGCCGAGGCGGCGGTAAGTGAGTACGATACCAAGTACAAAACCAGCAGGCTCACCTACGGCAGAATGCTGAGAACCAACCAGACGCAGGGAGCGGTTTCGCTGAACGAGCTGGACGTTGCCCATGCCCGTGTGCTGACCGACAGCTCGCTTGCAGCTGTATCCAGGGGGAATCTTCAGGCAGCACGCTCGAACATGGAAACTAAATCCCAACTGGCCAGATACCTTACCGTCACGGCTCCTTTTGATGGTATCATCACCGAACGGAACATCAGTCCGGGCGCGCTGGTGGGCCCGGGAGAAAATAATGCCCGGCCTTTGTTTATTCTGGAAGACAACAAAAAACTCCGGCTTACACTGGCCATTCCCGAAAACCTGTCGGGGTCCGTTCCAGCCAAGGGAAATGTAACTTTCACAGTACCTGCGAGCCCTGAAAAACAATATAGTGCCGTTTTTGCGAGGAGCTCCCGAACTTTGTCGGAGGAAAACAGGGCCATGATGGCTGAATTCGACGTGGATAACCGCGACAATCAGTTGAAGGCCGGGATGTATGCCCAGGTACAGCTGCATGTTGAGCGTTCAGAAAATACACTTTTTGTGCCTGTAAGTTCTGTAGTCACATCAAGTGAGAAGATATTCGTGATCAGGCAAAAGGATAATAAAGCGGAATGGGTGTCTGTGAAGAAGGGTACCGTGGTGGATACGCTGGTGGAAGTGTTCGGGAATCTGCAGGCCGGTGATCCGATTGTAAAAAAAGCATCGGAAGAAATCAGGGACGGGCAGCAGCTGGAAGGCAAAGCCAAACTAACTGCGAAAGCTGAATAA
- a CDS encoding Ig-like domain-containing protein: protein MFAISSCTRDENNVDPNTVTSEEGYAKGKVVDVKGNPLQGAKIVVDNTMIYHSNALGTSDNNGVYKIQLPKVGTFMISATIRKVYNGQEFDLPLHPDIYEPFSIAGAVVNFQWKMTGKKPLEENGYYGGTVHINKSLNSTIYDSENIEFTLVPVGKLIDGSEGKTLKLKHGKPYSDDYGYLVDIPIGRYKISGEYSSDGVRFPVKLRDHFSDDRYVNELVFDFEASTIWGDNAAFISYEE, encoded by the coding sequence ATGTTCGCAATAAGTTCCTGTACCCGGGACGAAAACAACGTGGACCCAAACACCGTCACAAGTGAAGAAGGGTATGCCAAGGGAAAGGTAGTGGACGTAAAAGGCAATCCTCTACAAGGAGCTAAAATTGTGGTAGACAACACCATGATCTATCATTCCAATGCTTTGGGAACAAGCGACAACAACGGGGTTTATAAAATCCAGCTTCCCAAAGTAGGTACTTTCATGATTTCGGCAACGATCAGAAAAGTATATAACGGACAGGAATTTGACTTGCCACTGCATCCGGATATCTACGAACCGTTCAGCATTGCCGGAGCCGTCGTAAATTTTCAGTGGAAAATGACCGGAAAGAAGCCGCTGGAGGAAAATGGTTATTATGGCGGAACCGTCCACATTAATAAATCATTGAACAGCACTATTTATGACTCGGAAAATATAGAGTTTACGCTCGTGCCAGTGGGGAAACTCATCGACGGTTCAGAAGGGAAAACGCTGAAACTAAAACATGGAAAACCGTATTCTGATGATTATGGCTACCTTGTGGATATTCCTATCGGGAGATACAAAATATCAGGAGAATACAGTTCTGACGGCGTACGTTTCCCGGTAAAGCTAAGGGATCATTTTTCAGATGACCGGTATGTGAACGAACTTGTTTTTGATTTTGAAGCAAGCACCATCTGGGGAGATAATGCCGCTTTCATCAGTTATGAGGAGTAG
- a CDS encoding LytR/AlgR family response regulator transcription factor has protein sequence MKLKAILVDDEPHAIEVLDNYLHHFSEIEIIARCRDALQAFQVLQQNRIDLMFLDIKMPGLKGTDLLRSLKTPPKVIFTTAYHDYAVEGFDLNAVDYLVKPIPFDRFLKAMDKIFNAFDTQSSQMTFAEKPPAAEKEIFLYLKVDRKMVKVNVREILWVESLRDYIKVVMPDKVLISKQKISLLEELLPEDDFMRIHRSFIVSCDKIESFHPHKVEISGTEVPIGRNYRAECQRRFKTVY, from the coding sequence ATGAAATTAAAGGCTATTCTGGTGGACGACGAACCTCACGCCATTGAGGTACTGGACAATTATCTTCATCATTTTTCAGAGATCGAGATCATCGCCCGATGCCGCGACGCGCTTCAGGCATTTCAGGTGTTGCAGCAGAACCGTATTGACCTGATGTTTCTGGATATCAAAATGCCGGGCCTGAAGGGTACCGATTTGCTGAGGAGCCTCAAAACTCCACCCAAGGTAATTTTCACCACGGCCTATCATGATTATGCCGTGGAGGGATTTGATCTCAACGCTGTAGACTACCTGGTCAAACCCATTCCCTTCGACAGGTTTCTGAAAGCGATGGACAAGATATTCAACGCTTTTGATACCCAATCAAGCCAGATGACCTTTGCAGAAAAGCCTCCGGCTGCCGAGAAGGAAATTTTTTTATACCTGAAAGTAGACCGTAAAATGGTGAAAGTCAATGTACGGGAGATTCTTTGGGTCGAGAGCCTACGCGACTACATCAAAGTGGTGATGCCGGACAAAGTACTGATTTCCAAACAAAAAATAAGTTTGCTTGAAGAACTCCTGCCCGAAGACGATTTCATGAGAATTCACCGGTCTTTCATTGTTTCATGTGACAAAATCGAAAGCTTCCATCCGCATAAGGTGGAAATTTCGGGCACGGAGGTACCCATTGGGCGTAACTATCGGGCGGAGTGCCAGCGACGTTTCAAGACCGTTTATTAA
- a CDS encoding nucleotidyltransferase family protein yields MKPTLLILAAGIGSRYGGIKQLDQFGPNGETIIDYSLYDAIRSGFGKVVFIVRQEIKESAEALFAPILKGKIDYDFAIQGVQSYVPADLGTVDRVKPWGTGHATLCAWEQTKTPFAVINADDFYGRDAFATMSEFLQNDTDDRQHAMIGYELKRTLSENGTVSRGVCVERADHNLESVVERTKIFEKDGAIYFEEEAGLTELAPETPVSMNFWGFKPSMFPITNDLFQAYARNNIHTPKAEFYIPTVMTHIIKSGLGDCRVFRSASDWFGVTYPEDKPTVQAALSALHASGDYPDKLWE; encoded by the coding sequence ATGAAACCAACTCTTTTAATTTTAGCTGCCGGCATTGGCAGTCGGTACGGTGGAATCAAACAGCTTGACCAGTTCGGCCCAAATGGTGAGACGATCATCGACTATTCTCTATACGATGCCATCCGGAGTGGTTTCGGGAAAGTGGTGTTCATTGTGCGCCAGGAAATAAAAGAAAGTGCCGAGGCGCTTTTTGCACCAATACTTAAAGGTAAAATAGATTACGATTTTGCAATTCAGGGTGTGCAGTCTTATGTACCAGCGGACCTTGGTACCGTGGACCGCGTGAAGCCATGGGGTACCGGGCATGCCACACTTTGCGCCTGGGAGCAAACGAAGACGCCTTTTGCGGTCATTAATGCGGACGATTTTTATGGACGCGATGCGTTTGCGACGATGTCCGAATTCTTACAAAATGATACGGACGACAGGCAGCACGCCATGATCGGGTATGAGCTGAAACGTACCTTATCCGAAAACGGAACGGTATCCCGCGGAGTATGTGTTGAAAGAGCGGACCATAACCTGGAATCTGTTGTGGAGCGTACCAAAATTTTTGAGAAAGACGGCGCAATTTATTTTGAAGAAGAAGCCGGGCTTACAGAACTTGCACCGGAAACACCGGTTTCCATGAACTTCTGGGGCTTCAAACCATCTATGTTTCCAATTACCAATGACTTGTTTCAGGCCTATGCCAGAAACAATATCCATACTCCCAAAGCGGAGTTTTATATCCCTACCGTAATGACACATATTATCAAAAGCGGGCTGGGTGACTGCCGGGTTTTCCGCAGCGCTTCGGACTGGTTTGGTGTTACTTATCCGGAGGATAAACCCACAGTACAAGCAGCGTTATCCGCACTGCATGCGTCCGGAGATTATCCGGATAAACTTTGGGAATAG